The following proteins are encoded in a genomic region of Pan troglodytes isolate AG18354 chromosome 2, NHGRI_mPanTro3-v2.0_pri, whole genome shotgun sequence:
- the GTPBP8 gene encoding GTP-binding protein 8 isoform X1, translating to MAAPGLRLGAERLFEMPAVLERLSRYNSTSQAFAEVLRLPKQQLRKLLYPLQEVERFLAPDGRQDFHLRIFDPSPEDIARADNIFTATERNRIDYVSSAVRIDHAPDLPRPEVCFIGRSNVGKSSLIKALFSLAPEVEVRVSKKPGHTKKMNFFKVGKHFTVVDMPGYGFRAPEDFVDMVETYLKERRNLKRTFLLVDSVVGIQKTDNTAIEMCEEFALPYVIVLTKIDKSSKGHLLKQVLQIQKFVNMKTQGCFPQLFPVSAVTFSGIHLLRCFIASVTGNLD from the exons ATGGCGGCGCCCGGGCTGCGGCTGGGAGCGGAAAGACTCTTTGAAATGCCTGCGGTGCTAGAGCGACTGAGCCGCTATAACAGCACGTCCCAAGCTTTTGCTGAGGTGCTGCGGCTGCCGAAGCAGCAGCTGAGGAAGCTGCTGTACCCGCTGCAGGAAGTAGAGCGGTTCCTCGCCCCGGACGGGAGGCAAGACTTTCACCTGCGTATCTTTGACCCGAGCCCGGAGGACATAGCCAGGGCGGACAACATCTTCACGGCCACTGAACGGAACCGCATCGACTACGTCAGCTCCGCCGTCCGTATCGACCACGCCCCGGACCTTCCGCGGCCAGAG GTATGTTTTATAGGCAGAAGCAATGTTGGAAAATCATCTCTAATCAAGGCTTTATTTTCACTGGCCCCTGAGGTTGAAGTCAGAGTCTCCAAAAAACCA GgacacacaaagaaaatgaattttttcaaAGTTGGAAAACATTTTACAGTGGTGGACATGCCAGGTTATGGCTTTAGAGCACCTGAAGATTTTGTTGACATGGTAGAGACCTATCTAAAAGAACGAAGGAA CTTGAAGAGAACATTTTTATTAGTGGATAGTGTTGTTGGAATTCAAAAAACAGACAATACTGCCATAGAAATGTGTGAAGAATTTGCATTACCTTATGTG aTTGTattaacaaaaattgacaaatcttccAAGGGACATCTTTTAAAACAAGTGCTTCAGATCCAGAAATTTGTTAACATGAAAACTCAAGGATGTTTTCCTCAGTTGTTTCCTGTAAG tGCTGTGACCTTCTCTGGAATCCATCTGTTGAGATGCTTTATAGCCAGTGTAACAGGAAATCTTGACTAA
- the GTPBP8 gene encoding GTP-binding protein 8 isoform X2 → MAAPGLRLGAERLFEMPAVLERLSRYNSTSQAFAEVLRLPKQQLRKLLYPLQEVERFLAPDGRQDFHLRIFDPSPEDIARADNIFTATERNRIDYVSSAVRIDHAPDLPRPEGHTKKMNFFKVGKHFTVVDMPGYGFRAPEDFVDMVETYLKERRNLKRTFLLVDSVVGIQKTDNTAIEMCEEFALPYVIVLTKIDKSSKGHLLKQVLQIQKFVNMKTQGCFPQLFPVSAVTFSGIHLLRCFIASVTGNLD, encoded by the exons ATGGCGGCGCCCGGGCTGCGGCTGGGAGCGGAAAGACTCTTTGAAATGCCTGCGGTGCTAGAGCGACTGAGCCGCTATAACAGCACGTCCCAAGCTTTTGCTGAGGTGCTGCGGCTGCCGAAGCAGCAGCTGAGGAAGCTGCTGTACCCGCTGCAGGAAGTAGAGCGGTTCCTCGCCCCGGACGGGAGGCAAGACTTTCACCTGCGTATCTTTGACCCGAGCCCGGAGGACATAGCCAGGGCGGACAACATCTTCACGGCCACTGAACGGAACCGCATCGACTACGTCAGCTCCGCCGTCCGTATCGACCACGCCCCGGACCTTCCGCGGCCAGAG GgacacacaaagaaaatgaattttttcaaAGTTGGAAAACATTTTACAGTGGTGGACATGCCAGGTTATGGCTTTAGAGCACCTGAAGATTTTGTTGACATGGTAGAGACCTATCTAAAAGAACGAAGGAA CTTGAAGAGAACATTTTTATTAGTGGATAGTGTTGTTGGAATTCAAAAAACAGACAATACTGCCATAGAAATGTGTGAAGAATTTGCATTACCTTATGTG aTTGTattaacaaaaattgacaaatcttccAAGGGACATCTTTTAAAACAAGTGCTTCAGATCCAGAAATTTGTTAACATGAAAACTCAAGGATGTTTTCCTCAGTTGTTTCCTGTAAG tGCTGTGACCTTCTCTGGAATCCATCTGTTGAGATGCTTTATAGCCAGTGTAACAGGAAATCTTGACTAA